From Natrinema salaciae, the proteins below share one genomic window:
- a CDS encoding aldehyde dehydrogenase family protein: MSRSTTSGANLHYINGDWTSGTGSETFESESPATGESLATFQRGTEADVDAALEAADEAFDEWRDLSAIDRAEYLWEIYHELRDRHEELGEIVSKECGKEISEGKADVTEAWHMVEWAAGNARHPHGDVVPSEIPSKDAYMRRKPRGVIGCITPWNFPVAIPFWHMAIALVEGNTVVWKPAEQTPWCAQIIAEMFEDAGIPDGVFNMVQGFGDAGAAITDDERVDTVLFTGSAEVGHEIAGKVGGEPGKLAACEMGGKNGIVVTEEADLDIAVHAAVMSSFKTTGQRCVSSERLIIHEAVYDEFKERFVDVAQDVAIGDPLEEETFMGPAIEADHVEKIRRHNELAREEGANVLVDRFEPAAEEIPDGHTEGHWVGPFVYEIDYEPNLRCLREECFGPHVALLEYSGDIEDAVEIHNDTPYGLAGAVISEDYRQINYFRDHADIGLAYANLPCIGAEVQLPFGGVKKSGNGYPSAREAIEAVTERTAWTMNNSKEIEMAQGLSADIKTDE; encoded by the coding sequence GTGAGTCGATCAACAACAAGTGGAGCCAATCTCCACTATATCAATGGCGACTGGACGAGCGGAACCGGCTCCGAAACCTTCGAGAGCGAAAGCCCCGCCACGGGCGAGTCACTGGCGACGTTCCAGCGCGGAACGGAGGCAGATGTCGACGCGGCCCTCGAGGCGGCGGACGAGGCCTTCGACGAGTGGCGGGACCTGTCGGCGATCGATCGCGCGGAGTACCTGTGGGAGATCTACCACGAACTGCGGGATCGCCACGAGGAACTCGGCGAGATCGTCTCGAAGGAGTGCGGCAAGGAGATCTCGGAAGGGAAAGCGGACGTAACCGAGGCCTGGCATATGGTCGAGTGGGCGGCGGGGAACGCGCGCCATCCCCACGGCGATGTCGTGCCGTCGGAAATTCCGAGCAAGGACGCGTACATGCGGCGGAAACCGCGGGGCGTCATCGGCTGTATTACGCCGTGGAACTTCCCGGTCGCGATCCCGTTCTGGCACATGGCCATCGCGCTGGTCGAGGGGAACACGGTCGTCTGGAAGCCCGCCGAACAGACGCCGTGGTGTGCCCAGATCATCGCCGAGATGTTCGAGGACGCTGGAATCCCCGATGGCGTCTTCAACATGGTCCAGGGGTTCGGCGACGCCGGCGCGGCGATCACAGACGACGAGCGCGTCGATACGGTGCTGTTTACGGGATCGGCCGAAGTCGGTCACGAGATCGCCGGTAAAGTCGGCGGCGAGCCCGGGAAACTCGCGGCCTGTGAGATGGGTGGCAAGAACGGCATCGTCGTGACCGAGGAAGCCGATCTCGACATCGCCGTCCACGCGGCTGTCATGAGTTCGTTCAAGACGACCGGCCAGCGCTGTGTCTCTTCCGAGCGGCTAATCATCCACGAGGCGGTCTACGACGAGTTCAAAGAGCGGTTCGTCGATGTCGCTCAGGACGTCGCCATTGGCGACCCCCTCGAGGAGGAGACGTTCATGGGGCCGGCGATCGAGGCCGACCACGTCGAGAAGATTCGCCGGCACAACGAACTCGCCCGCGAGGAGGGCGCGAACGTACTTGTCGATCGGTTCGAACCTGCGGCCGAGGAGATTCCGGACGGCCACACGGAGGGCCACTGGGTCGGGCCGTTCGTCTACGAGATCGACTACGAGCCCAACCTGCGCTGTCTCCGCGAGGAGTGTTTCGGCCCGCACGTCGCCCTCCTCGAGTACTCGGGTGACATCGAGGACGCCGTCGAAATCCACAACGACACGCCCTACGGGCTCGCGGGGGCGGTCATCTCGGAGGATTACCGACAGATCAACTACTTCCGCGACCACGCCGATATCGGGCTCGCGTACGCGAACCTGCCGTGTATCGGTGCAGAGGTCCAGCTGCCGTTCGGCGGCGTCAAGAAGTCCGGCAACGGCTACCCCAGCGCTCGCGAGGCCATCGAGGCCGTCACCGAGCGTACCGCCTGGACGATGAACAACTCCAAAGAGATCGAGATGGCCCAGGGGCTGTCGGCCGACATCAAGACCGACGAATAA
- a CDS encoding IclR family transcriptional regulator yields MFGTAKETNGRREIKSVRKIDEILAVIKRLNEGTLTEIAEEVDLTKGTVHTYLRTLHNCGYLTEVNGVYRLSLQFITVAEHVRNETSLYMAGHDEVDELAERTGEYAHLVAEERGREVTLYESRGEYAIAPDYHLRLRETPQYLHHNAAGKAMLANFDADRRDRILEAQELEAQTENTITDEAELRETLETVRENGYAINDEEEIRGMRAVGAPIRVPDDSIFGAVSVSAPASRLKGERFRSEVPEIVMETANLIEVNLETAQRDG; encoded by the coding sequence ATGTTCGGAACCGCAAAGGAAACGAACGGTCGGCGGGAGATCAAATCAGTCCGCAAGATCGATGAAATACTCGCTGTCATTAAACGACTCAACGAGGGGACGCTCACGGAGATCGCCGAGGAAGTCGATCTGACGAAGGGGACGGTCCACACGTATCTCCGGACGCTTCACAACTGTGGCTACCTCACGGAGGTGAACGGCGTCTACCGACTCAGCTTACAGTTCATCACGGTCGCGGAACACGTGCGAAACGAAACCAGCCTGTACATGGCGGGCCACGATGAGGTTGACGAACTCGCCGAACGCACCGGCGAATACGCACACCTCGTCGCTGAAGAACGCGGCCGAGAGGTTACCCTCTACGAGAGTCGCGGCGAATACGCGATCGCGCCCGACTACCACCTCCGTCTGCGCGAGACACCACAGTACCTCCACCACAACGCCGCCGGCAAAGCGATGCTTGCGAACTTCGATGCGGACCGTCGAGACAGAATACTCGAAGCGCAGGAACTCGAAGCACAGACGGAAAACACGATCACGGACGAAGCCGAACTGCGGGAAACGCTCGAGACGGTGCGAGAGAACGGATATGCGATCAACGACGAAGAAGAGATCCGTGGCATGCGTGCCGTCGGCGCACCGATCCGCGTTCCCGACGATTCCATTTTCGGTGCAGTGAGCGTGAGCGCACCGGCCAGTCGGCTGAAAGGCGAGCGGTTTCGGTCGGAAGTCCCCGAAATCGTCATGGAGACCGCAAATCTCATCGAGGTTAACCTTGAGACGGCACAGCGTGACGGCTGA
- the rocF gene encoding arginase encodes MTTPTDSRTDHPNRSTTRTVRLLGAPLDLGADRRGVDIGPRAIRYADIAAELEAAGVSCTDFGDLRVPRLEQCDAPDTEDDAKYLDEIAGVTDELTTEVADAIADGDVPIALGGDHATAMGTIRGAARAADIGVLWFDAHGDYNTPNTSPSGNVHGMPLAAVTGYGEFDDLDWTATPTVAPSNTVIVGARRLDDAERLALEESDVTVFTMLDIDERGITAVVEDALDIATDGVDGIHVSLDLDWLDPTVAPGVGTPVRGGVEYREAHAALECVANRDRDAGLLRSADIVEVNPILDRNNRTAEVAAELAASLLGKQIA; translated from the coding sequence ATGACTACACCGACCGACTCCAGGACCGACCACCCGAACCGATCGACGACTCGAACCGTTCGCCTGCTCGGCGCGCCGCTCGACCTCGGAGCGGATCGGCGCGGCGTCGATATCGGACCACGAGCCATCCGTTATGCGGACATCGCTGCCGAGCTCGAAGCAGCCGGCGTTAGTTGCACCGATTTCGGAGACCTGCGTGTCCCCCGACTCGAGCAGTGCGATGCCCCAGATACGGAGGACGATGCGAAGTATCTCGACGAGATCGCCGGTGTTACCGACGAACTCACGACCGAGGTTGCCGACGCGATTGCGGACGGCGACGTTCCGATCGCTCTCGGTGGTGATCACGCGACTGCAATGGGAACGATCCGCGGCGCAGCACGAGCGGCGGACATCGGGGTTCTCTGGTTCGATGCCCACGGGGACTACAACACGCCGAACACCTCTCCCAGTGGTAACGTCCACGGCATGCCCCTGGCAGCCGTCACTGGCTACGGCGAGTTCGACGACCTCGACTGGACGGCGACCCCGACCGTCGCACCGTCGAATACCGTTATTGTCGGCGCACGACGCCTTGACGACGCCGAACGACTCGCCCTCGAGGAAAGTGACGTAACCGTGTTCACGATGCTCGATATCGACGAACGGGGCATCACCGCCGTCGTCGAGGACGCCCTCGATATCGCAACCGACGGCGTGGACGGGATTCACGTCAGCCTCGATCTCGACTGGCTCGACCCGACGGTCGCACCGGGCGTCGGAACCCCCGTGCGCGGCGGTGTCGAATACAGGGAGGCCCACGCTGCACTCGAGTGCGTTGCCAACCGAGACCGCGACGCGGGGCTACTTCGCTCGGCCGATATCGTCGAAGTGAATCCGATTCTCGACAGGAATAACCGCACCGCGGAAGTCGCGGCCGAACTCGCTGCCAGCCTCCTCGGCAAACAAATAGCGTAA
- a CDS encoding thiamine pyrophosphate-binding protein: MDVSRAVIEQLTSNGIVTMFGIPGKQTLPLNEAIGARDDIRFVVARHETAVSHQAWGYAETSGTPAATAVVPGPGDMNAMNGLKNALNDCTPLIHIAVETDPEVRGGGGIHETPPETYDTVVKENLLVERPESTTAVIAEAIAIAETPPKGPVRVGIPKNFLTMDVPLATPGEYNREYVESVAESDIEAAATLLAEATQPVIVAGGGVRAASASDSLRRLADRLEAPIVTTYKGKGVLPDDPDGYVAGTLSGSASPELLDCLATADAALAVGTDFDAVATRTWSVELPEDLVHVTLDTADLGNGYDPTVGIIADAGMALSKIEATLADREVRARDGTGRAAAVREATSDRLEALRDSSPPLTSVSALESVREAVPRDAVVSVDAGGFRVWALNVFAAAGPRSYVNPGSWATMGTGLPAGIGAQIANPEEDVVVLTGDGGLLMCVHELHTAVAENVPITVVVFTNEDYAIISDQAGRDYELSDREYNWSDAPISFISLAESMGMRSEYAEGPTEIRSAVESAIAADEPVLVQVPTDPSEPQASDWMSAE; the protein is encoded by the coding sequence ATGGATGTCAGCCGAGCAGTGATAGAACAATTGACGAGCAATGGGATCGTCACGATGTTCGGTATTCCGGGCAAGCAGACGCTCCCGTTGAACGAAGCGATCGGTGCACGTGACGACATCCGGTTTGTAGTCGCACGCCACGAAACCGCAGTGTCCCATCAAGCGTGGGGATACGCGGAAACGAGCGGCACGCCGGCGGCGACGGCTGTCGTCCCCGGGCCAGGCGATATGAACGCGATGAACGGGCTGAAAAACGCGCTCAACGACTGTACGCCGCTCATCCACATCGCCGTCGAGACCGATCCCGAGGTTCGCGGGGGCGGCGGAATCCACGAGACGCCACCGGAGACCTACGATACCGTGGTGAAGGAGAACCTGCTCGTCGAGCGGCCGGAAAGCACGACCGCGGTCATCGCGGAAGCTATCGCGATCGCCGAGACGCCGCCGAAGGGGCCGGTCCGGGTCGGAATCCCGAAAAACTTCTTGACGATGGATGTCCCGCTGGCGACACCCGGCGAGTACAACCGAGAGTACGTCGAGAGCGTCGCCGAATCGGACATCGAGGCGGCTGCGACGCTGCTGGCCGAGGCGACGCAGCCAGTAATCGTTGCCGGCGGCGGCGTCCGTGCCGCGAGCGCGAGCGACTCGCTTCGACGGCTAGCCGACCGACTCGAGGCACCCATCGTGACGACATACAAGGGCAAAGGCGTTCTACCTGACGATCCCGACGGATACGTCGCCGGAACGCTCTCCGGCAGTGCGTCCCCCGAACTCCTCGACTGTCTCGCTACTGCCGACGCCGCACTGGCGGTCGGGACGGACTTCGACGCGGTCGCGACTCGGACCTGGAGCGTCGAACTTCCCGAGGATCTCGTCCACGTGACGCTCGACACTGCCGATCTCGGGAACGGCTACGATCCGACGGTCGGCATCATCGCCGATGCCGGAATGGCGCTGTCGAAGATCGAGGCGACACTCGCAGATCGAGAGGTTCGCGCCCGCGACGGGACAGGACGGGCAGCGGCAGTCCGGGAAGCGACGAGCGACCGTCTCGAAGCACTCCGGGACTCGTCGCCACCGCTGACATCGGTGAGCGCACTCGAGAGCGTCCGGGAAGCCGTTCCGCGGGACGCAGTAGTCTCCGTCGATGCCGGTGGGTTTCGCGTCTGGGCGCTCAACGTCTTTGCGGCCGCCGGTCCACGGTCGTATGTCAACCCGGGGTCGTGGGCGACGATGGGGACCGGTCTGCCGGCAGGGATCGGTGCACAGATCGCCAATCCCGAAGAAGATGTCGTCGTACTCACCGGCGATGGCGGGCTACTGATGTGCGTCCACGAACTCCACACGGCCGTCGCGGAGAACGTTCCGATTACGGTCGTCGTGTTCACGAACGAGGACTACGCGATTATCAGCGATCAGGCAGGGCGGGACTACGAGCTCTCCGACAGGGAGTACAACTGGAGCGACGCGCCGATTTCGTTCATATCACTCGCGGAGAGTATGGGAATGCGGAGTGAGTACGCCGAAGGCCCAACCGAGATTCGGTCGGCGGTCGAGTCCGCAATCGCGGCGGACGAACCGGTTCTCGTTCAGGTCCCCACCGATCCGTCGGAGCCACAGGCGAGCGACTGGATGAGTGCAGAGTGA
- a CDS encoding tyrosine-type recombinase/integrase: protein MNPESIPIAEPLEEFLRSKSKGGEGSGNYRRNLERCVEDFLEWLETDPQSGETFDELDARTFRRYARDLTERELTPGTVQTYYAQVSAYVGWCVREGLLEANYAQRNVAKEPLPETDGRRSGDQQAWTDEHRSLITRYVDTRAHDAADEKGLDAIQAFRDRALVYVLCYSGVRGGEIFADPKDERRNGLMWGDISLEDRTMTVLAKKQNWSDRSLPNQTINPMARYRKILDPAGDDWPVFPTFHLPTLYETLRTGLRNEYDRSRGEIEEFVDELTGQTDVFEALREHGLVPPSINTDGARRIMRRLCEGADIDLDDAHGYLAPHGGRRGAGEVMVRQRGFTAAARLLDNSEAVVRKSYSHIEAKEMAKDAGDAFAEHDA from the coding sequence GTGAATCCGGAATCGATCCCGATCGCGGAGCCGCTCGAGGAGTTCCTCCGATCGAAGTCGAAGGGTGGCGAGGGGAGCGGCAACTACCGGCGGAATCTCGAGCGCTGCGTCGAGGACTTCCTCGAGTGGCTCGAAACGGACCCGCAGTCGGGTGAGACGTTCGACGAGCTCGATGCGCGAACGTTCCGACGGTACGCTCGAGACCTCACCGAACGAGAGCTCACACCGGGGACGGTGCAGACGTATTACGCACAGGTCAGCGCCTACGTCGGCTGGTGCGTTCGCGAGGGGCTTCTCGAGGCAAACTACGCCCAGCGAAACGTCGCGAAGGAACCGCTTCCCGAGACTGACGGCCGGAGATCGGGCGACCAGCAGGCCTGGACCGACGAACATCGATCGCTGATCACGCGCTACGTCGATACGCGCGCTCACGATGCGGCCGACGAGAAGGGACTCGACGCGATCCAGGCGTTTCGTGATCGAGCGCTCGTCTACGTGCTTTGCTACTCCGGGGTCCGCGGTGGAGAAATTTTCGCGGATCCGAAAGACGAGCGTCGAAACGGGCTCATGTGGGGCGATATCTCGCTCGAGGACCGGACGATGACCGTCCTCGCGAAGAAACAGAACTGGTCCGATCGATCCCTGCCGAATCAAACGATAAATCCTATGGCGCGATACAGAAAAATTCTCGATCCGGCCGGAGACGACTGGCCGGTCTTCCCGACGTTCCACCTCCCGACGCTCTACGAGACGCTTCGAACGGGACTGCGGAACGAGTATGACCGGTCGCGGGGCGAGATCGAGGAGTTCGTCGACGAACTCACCGGCCAAACGGACGTTTTCGAAGCGCTCCGCGAGCACGGGCTCGTGCCGCCCTCGATCAACACCGACGGCGCTCGACGGATCATGCGACGGCTGTGCGAGGGTGCCGACATCGATCTCGACGATGCGCACGGGTACCTCGCACCGCACGGCGGACGCCGCGGAGCAGGCGAGGTGATGGTCCGCCAGCGCGGGTTTACCGCTGCTGCTCGTCTCCTGGATAACAGTGAAGCGGTCGTCCGAAAATCGTACTCGCATATCGAAGCGAAGGAAATGGCCAAAGACGCCGGCGATGCGTTCGCCGAACACGATGCGTGA
- the gdhB gene encoding glutamate dehydrogenase GdhB yields the protein MTQKQTTHSESNSESSTESPLETARRQLRTAASRTDVDAGVIERLKHPTRVVEVSIPLERDDGSVDVFTGYRAQHDDVRGPYKGGLRYHPEVNADECVGLAMWMTWKCAVMDIPFGGGKGGIVVDPKKLSDGEKERLTRRFAEEIRDDVGPSRDIPAPDMGTDAQTMAWFMDAYSMQEGETIPGVVTGKPPVIGGSYGRAEAPGRSVAIVAREAIEYYDESLDDVSIAVQGYGSVGANAARLLDEWGADIVAVSDVNGGLYDADGLQTQDVPSHREEPEGVMRYDSSNTVSNEELLELDVDVLIPAAIGNVITADNADRIQADIIVEGANGPTTSSADAILHERGKHIIPDILANAGGVTVSYFEWLQDINRRTWSKERVNDELESAMLDAWADVKAEVDARNMNWRDAAYVVALNRIGEAKEARGLWP from the coding sequence ATGACACAGAAACAGACCACCCACTCCGAATCGAACAGCGAATCGTCGACCGAATCGCCCCTCGAAACGGCTCGCCGGCAGCTCCGTACCGCTGCAAGCCGGACCGATGTCGACGCCGGCGTCATCGAGCGTCTCAAACACCCGACCAGAGTCGTCGAGGTCTCCATTCCGCTCGAGCGGGACGACGGATCCGTTGACGTCTTTACGGGCTATCGCGCACAGCACGATGACGTTCGCGGCCCGTACAAGGGTGGGCTCCGCTACCACCCCGAAGTGAACGCGGACGAGTGCGTCGGCCTCGCGATGTGGATGACGTGGAAATGTGCGGTGATGGATATCCCGTTCGGTGGCGGGAAAGGGGGGATCGTCGTCGATCCGAAGAAACTCAGCGACGGCGAAAAAGAGCGCCTCACCCGACGGTTCGCGGAAGAAATCCGAGACGACGTTGGTCCTAGCAGGGACATTCCTGCACCCGATATGGGCACCGACGCACAGACGATGGCCTGGTTCATGGACGCGTACAGCATGCAGGAAGGGGAAACGATTCCCGGCGTCGTCACCGGCAAACCGCCCGTTATCGGCGGTAGTTACGGTCGAGCGGAAGCTCCCGGGCGGAGCGTCGCCATCGTTGCGCGGGAAGCGATCGAGTACTACGACGAAAGCCTTGACGACGTTTCGATTGCGGTGCAAGGGTACGGGAGCGTCGGTGCGAACGCTGCCCGCCTGCTCGACGAGTGGGGTGCGGACATCGTCGCCGTCAGTGACGTCAACGGGGGTCTGTACGACGCCGACGGACTGCAGACACAGGACGTTCCGTCACACAGGGAGGAGCCGGAGGGCGTGATGCGTTACGACAGTTCGAACACGGTTTCCAACGAGGAACTCCTCGAACTGGACGTAGACGTGCTCATCCCGGCCGCCATCGGGAACGTCATCACGGCCGACAACGCGGATCGAATCCAGGCCGACATCATCGTCGAGGGCGCAAACGGTCCGACTACCTCGAGTGCGGATGCGATTCTTCACGAACGTGGCAAACACATCATTCCAGACATCCTCGCTAATGCCGGCGGTGTAACCGTCTCCTACTTCGAGTGGCTTCAGGATATCAACCGCCGAACGTGGTCCAAAGAGCGGGTCAACGACGAACTCGAGTCGGCGATGCTCGACGCGTGGGCCGACGTGAAAGCGGAAGTCGATGCACGGAACATGAACTGGCGGGATGCGGCGTACGTCGTGGCGCTCAACCGAATTGGCGAGGCAAAAGAGGCCCGCGGACTCTGGCCATAG
- a CDS encoding Na+/H+ antiporter NhaC family protein yields the protein MGEFGILSLVPPLLAITLAVTTRRIILSLFVSIWFGAVIYTGGLGVGQTFDWIIEAIIADSGFHAEILVFTLLLGSGVALIWRLGGAIAIQEVASKRLETRRKVGVVAWLLGIALFFDDYANTAIIGNTMRETSDRVNISREKLSYIVDSTAAPVATIGISGWVAFQLSMIDEAFSNIETEAGVQTPDVFTVYLESIPYNAYAILAIVMVGVIVVTQRDYGEMLTAERRAWQTGKVNDDDADPLQEVEGNLSDPITDRPMLRTFLLPIVILVAVTIGSALRTGYDGQPVIESLLAGEFATFVETTTTIAGNGSWTTALVWGSFAMVATAFTIGIGYDLCTADEGVDAVLEGFELMLTAVTILILAWSISTVADALGTGAYVATLVEGTIPVTVFPVAVFITATFISFTMGSSWATMSLLTPVALSVAFDLTGGFGLAPAIVGAVFSGAIFGDHTSPISDTTVLSSTFTGADLVDHVRTQAYYATTVATVVVVCYLLYGFFGVPPLVFLPVGVVLLVGLVYGLSEFDANRRGIDIGARDVDLVEKDADADHGKSPEGSN from the coding sequence ATGGGTGAATTCGGGATACTATCCCTCGTACCGCCACTTTTAGCAATCACGTTAGCAGTTACCACAAGGCGCATAATCCTCTCACTGTTCGTTAGCATCTGGTTCGGCGCCGTCATCTACACCGGCGGGCTCGGCGTTGGACAGACGTTCGACTGGATTATCGAAGCCATCATCGCCGATAGCGGGTTTCACGCGGAGATCCTGGTTTTCACGCTCCTCCTCGGGTCGGGCGTGGCACTTATCTGGCGACTGGGCGGTGCTATCGCCATTCAGGAGGTAGCGAGCAAGCGCCTCGAAACCAGACGGAAAGTCGGGGTCGTAGCCTGGCTATTGGGTATCGCACTGTTCTTCGACGACTATGCAAACACCGCGATCATCGGGAACACGATGCGTGAAACGTCCGACCGAGTCAACATCTCGCGGGAGAAACTGTCCTACATCGTCGACTCGACGGCCGCTCCCGTCGCGACGATCGGGATTTCCGGATGGGTCGCATTCCAGTTGTCGATGATCGACGAAGCCTTCAGCAACATCGAAACCGAAGCGGGCGTACAGACACCGGACGTCTTCACCGTCTACCTCGAGTCGATCCCGTACAACGCCTACGCGATTCTCGCGATCGTCATGGTCGGCGTCATCGTCGTCACACAGCGGGATTACGGAGAAATGCTCACGGCAGAGCGCCGTGCCTGGCAAACGGGCAAGGTCAACGACGACGATGCGGACCCGCTCCAGGAAGTCGAAGGCAATCTCAGTGACCCGATCACTGACCGACCCATGCTCCGAACGTTCCTGCTCCCGATCGTAATCCTGGTCGCCGTTACGATCGGAAGCGCGCTCCGGACCGGCTACGATGGCCAACCGGTGATCGAGTCGCTGCTCGCAGGCGAGTTCGCGACGTTCGTCGAAACGACGACGACCATTGCCGGCAACGGGTCCTGGACGACTGCGCTGGTCTGGGGATCGTTCGCAATGGTTGCAACGGCGTTCACGATCGGCATCGGATACGACCTGTGTACCGCCGACGAAGGCGTCGATGCGGTCCTCGAAGGGTTCGAGCTCATGCTGACTGCGGTGACGATTCTGATCCTCGCGTGGTCGATCAGTACCGTCGCCGACGCGCTGGGGACGGGGGCGTACGTCGCGACGCTGGTCGAAGGCACGATTCCGGTGACGGTATTCCCCGTTGCCGTCTTCATCACCGCGACGTTCATCTCGTTCACGATGGGGTCGTCGTGGGCGACCATGAGCCTGCTGACACCCGTCGCGCTCTCCGTCGCGTTCGATCTTACCGGCGGGTTCGGGCTCGCTCCCGCCATCGTGGGGGCGGTGTTTTCCGGCGCGATCTTCGGGGACCACACGTCACCGATCTCCGATACGACCGTTCTCTCGTCGACCTTTACCGGCGCCGACCTCGTCGACCACGTCCGGACGCAAGCGTACTACGCGACGACCGTTGCGACCGTGGTCGTCGTCTGCTACCTGCTGTACGGGTTCTTCGGCGTGCCGCCACTGGTGTTCTTGCCGGTCGGAGTCGTTCTGCTCGTCGGCCTCGTATACGGCCTGTCGGAATTCGACGCGAATCGAAGAGGGATCGACATCGGGGCACGCGACGTTGACCTGGTCGAGAAGGATGCCGACGCCGATCACGGCAAGTCGCCGGAGGGTTCCAACTGA
- a CDS encoding aminotransferase class III-fold pyridoxal phosphate-dependent enzyme, with protein MQREQAEPIVQKLPGPTAQEWVDFHSEAAATSTYVYDFVWDITEDAVGPFCTDPDGNVLLDFTSHVAAAPLGYNNPKLMDKLREFDLVDPLKIAGQDFYVSTGGTPADTELPGPAHLMETLTEITDQYGMDTVFLSNSGAEAVENAMKVCYDNCEQPKYGLTFEGAFHGRTLGTLSLNRSKSVHRRDFPELSGIHDVPHSMAGVERLREKLDPKRGHIPPEQVAFLILEPVQGEGGYQIPEPEFMRAVNGLCAEHDIPLIADEIQSGVGRTGKMWASDHFDFEPDVITSAKALRVGATISSTDIFPDEKSRISSTWGAGDILSSIQGTLTVAAIQEHDLLRHATQAGERFLGQLAELQDSHPETVVDVRGLGLMTAVEFDTKDRREAVVDAALQRGLLTLGCGQKTLRLLPPLDVRERELDIAVDLLDDAIDRVESSSSV; from the coding sequence ATGCAGCGAGAACAAGCTGAGCCAATAGTCCAAAAATTACCGGGACCAACGGCCCAAGAGTGGGTCGACTTTCACAGCGAGGCGGCAGCAACGAGCACGTACGTCTACGATTTCGTCTGGGACATCACCGAAGACGCAGTCGGTCCGTTCTGTACCGACCCCGACGGCAACGTTCTGCTCGACTTCACGAGTCACGTCGCCGCTGCTCCGCTCGGCTACAACAACCCGAAACTGATGGACAAGCTGCGGGAGTTCGACCTCGTCGATCCGCTGAAAATCGCAGGGCAGGACTTCTACGTCAGCACCGGTGGAACGCCGGCAGACACGGAACTTCCTGGCCCCGCCCATCTGATGGAGACGCTGACGGAGATCACCGATCAGTACGGAATGGACACCGTCTTCCTGTCGAACTCCGGGGCCGAGGCGGTCGAGAACGCGATGAAGGTCTGTTACGATAACTGTGAGCAACCAAAATACGGACTCACGTTCGAGGGGGCGTTCCACGGGCGCACGCTCGGGACGCTCTCGCTGAACCGGTCGAAATCCGTCCACCGCCGTGATTTCCCCGAACTCAGCGGCATCCACGACGTGCCTCACAGTATGGCCGGCGTCGAACGCCTCCGCGAGAAACTGGACCCCAAACGCGGCCACATCCCGCCGGAACAGGTCGCCTTCCTCATCCTCGAGCCGGTACAGGGCGAAGGGGGGTACCAGATTCCGGAGCCGGAGTTCATGCGCGCGGTCAACGGTCTCTGTGCCGAACACGACATCCCGCTCATCGCCGACGAGATCCAGTCCGGGGTCGGCCGGACCGGGAAGATGTGGGCGTCGGACCACTTCGACTTCGAACCGGATGTCATCACGAGCGCCAAAGCGCTTCGCGTCGGCGCGACGATCTCGTCCACGGATATCTTCCCCGACGAAAAGAGCCGTATCTCCTCGACGTGGGGTGCCGGCGACATCCTCTCTTCGATTCAGGGAACGCTTACGGTCGCAGCCATACAGGAACACGACCTTCTTCGCCACGCGACGCAGGCCGGCGAGCGGTTCCTGGGACAGCTCGCGGAGCTTCAGGACAGTCACCCCGAGACGGTCGTCGACGTTCGCGGACTCGGTCTGATGACTGCGGTCGAGTTCGATACGAAAGACCGTCGAGAGGCGGTCGTCGACGCTGCCCTCCAGCGAGGGCTACTGACGCTGGGCTGCGGACAAAAGACGCTTCGACTGCTCCCGCCCCTCGACGTTCGTGAGCGCGAACTCGACATCGCCGTCGACCTACTCGACGACGCGATCGACCGCGTAGAATCGTCATCGAGTGTCTAG